In Amaranthus tricolor cultivar Red isolate AtriRed21 chromosome 3, ASM2621246v1, whole genome shotgun sequence, a single window of DNA contains:
- the LOC130808156 gene encoding uncharacterized protein LOC130808156, with protein MGLTNFMVTVAAVTAVVLLARSDVKQSAAIFRRNVRHIRNWLEEESTAASKSAEKAKPKELESELPKKDGTKGDTSDK; from the exons ATGGGATTGACGAATTTTATGGTGACAGTAGCTGCGGTTACCGCTGTAGTCCTCCTTGCCAGAAGTGACGTTAAACAATCTGCTGCTATTTTTCGACGTAATGTTCGTCACATTCGTAATTGGCTTGAAGAAGAATCTACTGCCGCCTCCAA GTCTGCTGAAAAGGCGAAACCCAAAGAGCTAGAGTCAGAGCTTCCTAAAAAGGACGGGACAAAGGGAGACACCTCAGACAAGTAG
- the LOC130807407 gene encoding V-type proton ATPase subunit E2-like — protein sequence MNDGDVSKQIQQMVRFIRQEAEEKANEISISAKEEFNIAKLELLEAKKKKIRQEYERKAKQVEVRKKIEYSMQLNVARIKFLQAQDQIVKGMKEAASKELLRVSTDDKTAYKKLLLAFSDDKNAYKKLLQPLIVQSLLRLKEPSVLLRCREMDKRTIESVIEDSKREYAEKANVRSPTITIDKLYLPPPPSSSDPHSPSCSGGVVMASQDGKIVFENTLDARLDLAFRQKLPEVCRVLSISYPTVYKEKDLGPTVGLDVLHGF from the exons ATGAATGATGGAGATGTATCAAAGCAAATTCAGCAAATGGTGAGGTTCATTCGCCAAGAGGCCGAGGAAAAAGCTAATGAAATCTCTATTTCCGCTAAAGAG GAATTCAACATAGCCAAGCTAGAGCTATTAGaagcaaagaagaagaagattagACAAGAATATGAGCGCAAGGCTAAACAGGTGGAAGTTCGCAAAAAGAT AGAATATTCAATGCAACTGAATGTTGCGCGCATAAAGTTCCTACAAGCTCAAGATCAAATAGTGAAAGGGATGAAGGAAGCTGCTTCCAAAGAGCTTCTTCGTGTTTCTACTGACGACAAGACTGCCTATAAGAAGCTGCTCCTGGCCTTTTCTGACGACAAGAACGCTTACAAGAAACTTCTTCAACCCTTGATTGTTCAG AGCTTGCTACGCTTGAAAGAACCCTCTGTGCTGTTACGTTGTAGGGAGATGGATAAGAGAACTATTGAGTCTGTTATTGAAGATTCTAAACGTGAATATGCTGAAAAGGCTAATGTTCGCTCTCCCACTATTACCATTGATAAGCTCTATCTTCCTCCTCCACCCTCTTCTTCTGACCCACATTCTCCTTCAT GCTCGGGAGGAGTGGTTATGGCTTCTCAAGATGGAAAAATAGTTTTTGAAAATACTCTAGATGCTCGTTTGGATTTGGCATTTCGACAGAAATTACCTGAGGTATGTCGTgtactt TCAATCAGTTATCCTACAGTATACAAAGAGAAGGATCTTGGACCCACTGTCGGTCTTGACGTTTTACATGGGTTCTAa